Proteins encoded together in one Onychomys torridus chromosome 1, mOncTor1.1, whole genome shotgun sequence window:
- the LOC118590837 gene encoding vomeronasal type-1 receptor 4-like: MTYQNKAQKTTEELALQTHLLFQVGTGILANILLFLHNFSPIFTSSRLRPTQVIVANLAVANMFLLLVTAFPDNMMVFVTRKPLTNLQCKIEFFVRLVARSTNMCSTCVLSVHQFITVVLGHWGRLMFQGGTPNVLSYSCYCCWLLSVLYNVYIPMKVSGPQSTGNDTNNNSKWVCSTSGFSVGMVILRFSHDATFISIMIWTSVSMVLLLHRHHQRTQHILTPNQNHRGHAETRAAQTVLMLVVTFVGLYLLNFICVIFHTFLTDYRVWLRHVNEVLTAAFPTVSPLLLIFRGPKNPCSVLFNC, translated from the coding sequence ATGACCTATCAGAATAAAGCTCAAAAAACCACCGAGGAATTGGCTCTCCAGACACACCTACTTTTCCAGGTTGGGACTGGGATTCTGGCCAACATTCTTCTGTTTCTCCACAATTTCTCTCCAATCTTTACTAGCTCACGACTGAGGCCCACACAGGTCATTGTTGCCAACTTGGCTGTGGCCAATATGTTCCTTCTACTCGTCACTGCATTTCCAGACAATATGATGGTGTTTGTTACAAGGAAACCTCTAACTAACCTGCAATGCAAAATTGAGTTCTTCGTTCGTTTGGTGGCTAGAAGCACAAACATGTGCTCCACCTGTGTCCTGAGCGTCCATCAGTTTATCACTGTTGTTCTTGGTCACTGGGGTAGGCTGATGTTCCAAGGAGGAACCCCTAATGTCCTGAGTTATTCGTGttactgttgttggttgttgagTGTCTTATACAATGTCTACATTCCAATGAAAGTCAGTGGTCCACAGAGCACAGGCAATGACACCAACAATAACAGCAAGTGGGTCTGCTCCACATCTGGATTCAGTGTAGGCATGGTGATTTTGCGTTTTTCCCATGATGCCACATTCATCAGCATCATGATCTGGACCAGTGTCTCCATGGTGCTTCTCCTCCATAGACATCACCAGCGAACACAGCACATCCTCACTCCCAATCAGAACCACAGAGGCCATGCTGAGACCAGAGCAGCCCAAACTGTCCTGATGCTGGTGGTCACATTTGTTGGCTTGTACCtcctaaattttatttgtgtaatCTTTCACACTTTTTTAACGGACTATCGTGTCTGGCTGAGGCATGTAAATGAAGTTTTGACTGCAGCCTTCCCCACTGTTTCCCCCTTACTTTTGATCTTTAGGGGTCCTAAGAATCCCTGTTCTGTGCTCTTCAACTGCTGA
- the LOC118588748 gene encoding vomeronasal type-1 receptor 4-like, whose protein sequence is MTSQNKAQKATAELALQTLLLFQVGTGTLANILLFVHNFSPIFTSSRLRPTQVIVANLAVANGFLLLVTAFPDNMMVFVPRKPPTNFKCKIMFFIRLVALSTNMCSTCALSIHQFITLVLGHWGKLMFQGRTPNVLSYSCYCCWLFSVLNNVYIPMKVSGPQSTDNGTNNNSKWVCSTSGFSVGMVILRFSHDVTFISIMIWTSVSMVLLLHRHHQRTQHIVTPNQNHRGHAETRAAQTVLMLVVTFVGLYLLNSICVIFHTFLTDYRVWLRHVNEVLTAAFPTVCPFLLIFRDPKDPCSVLFNC, encoded by the coding sequence ATGACCTCTCAGAATAAAGCTCAAAAAGCCACCGCGGAATTGGCTCTCCAGACACTCCTACTTTTCCAGGTTGGGACTGGGACTCTGGCCAACATTCTTCTGTTTGTCCACAATTTCTCTCCAATATTTACTAGCTCTCGACTGAGGCCCACACAGGTCATTGTTGCCAACTTGGCTGTGGCCAATGGGTTCCTTCTACTCGTCACTGCATTTCCAGACAATATGATGGTTTTTGTTCCAAGGAAACCTCCAACTAACTTCAAATGCAAAATCATGTTCTTCATTCGCTTGGTGGCTCTGAGCACAAACATGTGCTCTACCTGTGCCCTGAGCATCCATCAGTTTATCACTCTTGTTCTTGGTCATTGGGGTAAGCTGATGTTCCAAGGAAGAACCCCTAATGTCCTGAGTTATTCATGTTACTGTTGTTGGTTGTTCAGTGTCTTAAATAATGTCTATATACCAATGAAAGTCAGTGGTCCACAGAGCACAGACAATGGCACCAACAATAACAGCAAGTGGGTCTGCTCCACATCTGGATTCAGTGTAGGCATGGTGATCTTGCGTTTTTCCCATGATGTCACATTCATCAGCATCATGATCTGGACCAGTGTCTCCATGGTGCTTCTCCTCCATAGACATCACCAGCGAACACAGCACATCGTCACTCCCAATCAGAACCACAGAGGCCATGCTGAGACCAGAGCAGCCCAAACTGTCCTGATGCTGGTGGTCACATTTGTTGGCTTGTACCTCCTAAATTCTATTTGTGTAATCTTTCACACTTTTTTAACGGACTATCGTGTCTGGTTGAGGCATGTAAATGAAGTTTTGACTGCAGCCTTCCCCACTGTTTGTCCCTTCCTGTTGATCTTTAGGGATCCTAAGGACCCCTGCTCTGTGCTCTTCAACTGCTGA